One Pieris brassicae chromosome 11, ilPieBrab1.1, whole genome shotgun sequence DNA window includes the following coding sequences:
- the LOC123715979 gene encoding protein patched, whose protein sequence is MVAPDSEATSNPRIAAVHESPSAAEARHSADLYIRTSWVDAALALSELEKGNIEGGRSSLWIRAWLQEQLFILGCFLQGDAGKVLFVATLVLSTFCVGLKSAQIHTRVDQLWVQEGGRLESELKYTAQALGEADSSTHQLIIQTAKDPDVSLLHPGALLEHLKIVHAATRVTVHMYEIEWRLKDLCYSPSIPDFEGYHHIESIIDNVIPCAIITPLDCFWEGSKLLGPDYPIFVPHLKHNKLQWTHLNPLEVIEEVKKLKFQFPLSTMEAYMKRAGITSAYMKKPCLDPTDPHCPATAPNKKSGHIPDVAAELSHGCYGFAASYMHWPEQLIVGGATRNSTSALRSAKALQTVVQLMGEREMYEYWADHYKVHQIGWNQEKAAAVLDAWQRKFSAEVRKTTTSGQVSAAYSFYPFSTSTLNDILGKFSEVSLRNIVLGYMFMLMYVAVTLIQWRDPIRSQAGVGIAGVLLLSITIAAGLGFCALLGIPFNASSTQIVPFLALGLGVQDMFLLTHTYVEQSGDVPREERTGLVLKKSGLSVLLASLCNVMAFLAAALLPIPAFRVFCLQAAILLLFTLGSMLLVFPAMISLDLRRRSAARADLLCCLLPESPLPRKKLPERKGRNGRNEKNRADISHQPLDPEVTEEAKRCCLSISLTKWTKNHYAPFIMRPSVKVTSMLALIAVILVSVWGATKVKDGLDLTDIVPENTDEHEFLSRQEKYFGFYNMYAVTQGDFEYPTNQKLLYEYHEQFVRIPNIIKNDNGGLPKFWLTLFREWLLDLQTAFDKEVANGCITQEYWCKNASDEGILAYKLMVQTGHVDNPIDKSLINSGHRLVDKDDIINPKAFYNYLSAWATNDALAYGASQGNLKPQPQRWIHSPEDVHLEIKKSSPLIYTQLPFYLSGLSDTDSITTLITSVRELCLKYEAKGLPNFPSGIPFLFWEQYLYLRTSLLLALACALAAVFICVMIVVLNAWAALLVTVSLGALVLQLVGAMSLLGVKLSAMPAVLLVLAIGRGVHFTLHLCLGFVTSIGCKRRRASLALESVLAPVVHGAVAAALAASMLAASDFGFVARLFLRLLLAMVVLGLVDGLLFFPIILSILGPAAEVRPLEHPERLSTPSPKCSPVHPRKFSSSSSGGDKSSRTKSAPRPSAPSLTTITEEPSSWHSSAHSVQSSMQSIVVQPEVVVETTTYNGSDSASGRSTPTSKSSHAGSITTKVTATANIKVEVVTPSDRKSRRSYHYYDRRRDRDDDRDRDRDRDRERDRDRDRDRDRDRERERDRDRSRERDRRDRYRDERDHRASPRENGRDSGHESDSSRH, encoded by the exons ATGGTGGCTCCCGATTCCGAGGCTACTTCGAATCCTCGGATAGCGGCTGTACACGAGAGTCCCTCTGCCGCTGAGGCGCGCCACAGCGCtgatttatatatacgtaCCAGCTGGGTTGACGCAGCTTTAGCCCTCTCTGAACTTGAAAAG GGCAATATCGAAGGAGGGAGGTCGTCGCTGTGGATACGGGCGTGGTTGCAGGAGCAGCTATTTATTTTGGGTTGTTTCCTCCAAGGCGACGCGGGGAAAGTATTATTCGTCGCAACACTAGTCCTTTCCACGTTTTGTGTCGGTCTCAAGTCAGCACAAATTCACACAAGAGTCGACCAACTCTGGGTTCAAG agggTGGCCGATTAGAGTCGGAACTAAAATATACAGCTCAGGCATTGGGCGAAGCAGATTCCTCTACGCATCAGCTGATTATTCAGACAGCCAAAGATCCAGACGTGTCGTTATTACATCCTGGAGCTTTACTTGAACACTTAAAG ATAGTGCACGCCGCAACTCGAGTGACGGTGCATATGTATGAGATCGAATGGCGGCTCAAGGACCTGTGCTACAGCCCCAGCATCCCGGACTTCGAGGGGTACCATCACATCGAATCAATCATCGACAACGTCATTCCATGCGCCATTATAACGCCCCTCGACTGCTTCTGGGAGGGGTCCAAGTTGCTGGGACCAGATTACCCAATTTTTGTACC TCACCTGAAGCACAACAAATTACAATGGACACATTTAAACCCTCTCGAAGTGATAGAAGAAGTGAAGAAGTTAAAGTTCCAATTTCCCTTGAGCACGATGGAAGCTTACATGAAGCGAGCTGGCATAACGTCCGCCTACATGAAGAAGCCGTGTCTGGATCCCACCGACCCTCACTGCCCAGCCACAGCTCCCAACAAAAAGTCTGGACAC ATTCCAGATGTCGCAGCCGAGCTATCGCACGGTTGTTACGGATTCGCGGCATCGTACATGCACTGGCCGGAACAATTGATAGTCGGTGGTGCGACCAGAAATTCAACATCAGCCTTACGAAGCGCCAAAGCTCTACAGACCGTAGTACAGTTGATGGGCGAACGAGAAATGTACGAATACTGGGCGGATCATTACAAAGTACATCAAATCGGCTGGAATCAAGAGAAGGCCGCCGCTGTTCTTGATGCGTGGCAGAGGAAGTTCTCAGCG gAGGTCAGAAAAACAACGACATCAGGACAAGTATCAGCGGCTTACAGCTTTTATCCGTTCTCGACTTCAACCCTGAATGACATTCTTGGCAAATTCTCAGAAGTTTCTTTAAGAAACATTGTTTTGGGATACATGTTTATG TTGATGTATGTGGCTGTGACGCTGATACAATGGCGAGACCCCATTCGATCACAGGCTGGTGTCGGTATAGCAGGAGTGTTACTACTATCAATTACTATTGCAGCGGGCTTAGGATTTTGCGCTTTgttag GAATACCTTTCAATGCTTCGAGTACACAAATTGTGCCTTTCCTAGCACTAGGCTTAGGAGTACAAGACATGTTCCTATTAACCCATACATACGTAGAACAATCTGGAGATGTTCCTAGAGAAGAAAGGACCGGTTTAGTACTAAAGAAGAGTGGTTTGAGCGTCCTTTTGGCATCCCTGTGCAATGTGATGGCATTTTTGGCTGCGGCTCTCTTACCAATTCCAGCGTTCAGAGTATTTTGCTTACAG GCTGCCATACTCCTCCTATTCACCTTGGGATCCATGCTTTTGGTATTTCCTGCTATGATATCACTTGACTTGAGAAGAAGATCAGCTGCTAGAGCAGACTTATTATGTTGCTTATTACCTGAAAGTCCACTGCCGAGAAAGAAACTTCCAGAACGTAAGGGGAGAAACGGAAGAAACGAAAAG AATAGGGCCGATATCTCGCATCAACCATTGGATCCTGAGGTTACAGAAGAGGCAAAGAGATGCTGTCTCAGCATTTCACTCACCAAATGGACCAAAAATCACTACGCCCCGTTCATCATGAGACCTTCGGTTAAAGTGACTTCAATGCTAGCCCTAATAGCTGTGATTCTAGTTAGTGTATGGGGAGCTACAAAAGTAAAGGATGGATTAGATTTGACCGACATTGTACCTGAGAACACCGATGAACACGAATTTTTGTCGCGACAAGAGAAATATTTCGGATTTTACAACATGTACGCGGTCACACAAGGAGACTTCGAATATCCCACCAATCAGAAGTTGCTTTACGAATATCACGAACAATTTGTTAGAATAccgaatataataaaaaacgacAATGGTGGCCTTCCGAAGTTCTGGCTGACTCTCTTCCGCGAGTGGCTTTTGGACTTACAAACGGCATTTGATAAAGAAGTCGCTAACGGCTGCATCACCCAAGAATATTGGTGCAAGAATGCGAGTGACGAAGGCATATTGGCGTACAAGCTGATGGTACAAACCGGGCACGTCGACAATCCCATTGATAAATCGTTGATAAATTCTGGTCATCGCTTGGTTGATAAAGATGACATTATCAACCCAAAAGCCTTTTACAACTATTTGTCTGCTTGGGCCACGAATGATGCGTTGGCATATGGCGCATCTCAAGGCAACTTAAAACCCCAACCTCAGAGATGGATACATTCGCCCGAGGACGTGCATTTGGAAATTAAGAAGTCTTCTCCTTTGATATACACTCAACTACCCTTTTACTTGTCTGGATTGAGCGATACGGATAGTATTACAACTCTGATTACATCTGTGAGAGAGTTGTGTTTGAAGTATGAAGCTAAGGGATTGCCCAACTTTCCTTCCGGAATACCGTTCTTGTTTTGGGAGCAGTACCTGTATTTGCGGACATCGCTTTTATTGGCTCTTGCTTGCGCATTGGCTGCTGTATTTATC TGCGTGATGATAGTGGTGTTAAACGCGTGGGCGGCACTGCTAGTGACGGTATCTTTGGGTGCGTTGGTACTGCAGCTGGTGGGAGCAATGTCTTTGCTTGGAGTGAAGCTCTCTGCGATGCCCGCAGTACTTCTGGTCCTAGCTATTGGCAGGGGGGTGCACTTTACACTACATTTGTGTCTG ggTTTCGTTACGTCGATCGGTTGTAAACGACGTCGGGCCAGCTTGGCTTTAGAAAGTGTATTAGCACCGGTAGTACATGGCGCTGTGGCTGCAGCCCTGGCCGCTTCAATGCTTGCTGCCAGTGACTTTGGATTCGTAGCCAGGCTGTTTTTAAGACTCTTGCTAGCCATGGTCGTATTGGGCTTGGTGGATGGACTTCTCTTTTTCCCAATCATTCTATCCATACTGGGACCAGCTGCTGAG gtcCGTCCACTGGAGCATCCAGAACGTCTTTCGACCCCGTCACCAAAATGCTCTCCTGTACATCCTCGCAAGTTCAGCTCAAGCTCAAGTGGCGGTGACAAATCCAGCAGAACCAAATCGGCCCCGAGGCCTTCAGCTCCATCTCTTACCACCATCACTGAAGAGCCTTCGAGTTGGCACAGTTCGGCACATTCAGTGCAGTCATCAATGCAGTCGATAGTCGTACAGCCAGAAGTGGTGGTTGAAACCACAACATACAACGGAAGCGATTCAGCATCCGGCCGGTCTACTCCGACTTCCAAGTCCTCTCATGCTGGATCTATTACGACGAAG GTAACTGCAACAGCCAACATAAAAGTTGAAGTTGTGACACCGAGCGATAGAAAATCTAGAAGATCTTACCACTACTATGATCGTCGTAGAGACCGGGACGACGATAGAGACAGAGATAGAGATCGGGATCGCGAGAGGGATAGAGATAGAGATCGCGACCGAGACAGAGACAGAGAGAGGGAGAGAGATAGGGATCGTTCACGTGAACGAGATAGGCGGGATAGATATAGGGATGAGAGAGATCATCGCGCCTCTCCTAGAGAAAATGGAAGGGATTCTGGGCACGAGAGCGATTCATCGAGACATTGA